The following coding sequences are from one Limnobacter sp. SAORIC-580 window:
- a CDS encoding ligase-associated DNA damage response DEXH box helicase — MSEFRGIPPGPNVGTQLKALRRKKKAADRAVNSAPAIVGQAPEVALHVNRPPLSELTLANLQEWFDAQGWQPFEYQLQVWKAFQKGHSGLLHATTGAGKTLAVWLGALLRLAQLPTPRGAATRVMWITPMRALAADSTKALQQSLSALVGDCDVALQTGDTDSAARAAILRKPPFALVTTPESLTLMFTRASSQPNLSKLQVLVVDEWHELIGNKRGVQLQLAIARLARINPGLQVWGLSATLGNLPVAMDVLLHPVKNHAKCTLVQGKLPKQLMIDSLIPDTFERFPWGGHLGLNQLEFVAREIDQSASTLVFTNTRSQAEIWYQALLEARPDYAGLLALHHGSLDKTVRDWVEQGLKNGSLKAVVCTSSLDLGVDFLPVERVIQIGSPKGVARLLQRAGRSGHAPGRPSRITVVPTHALELVEAAAARHAAQQKQIESRFSPQAPLDVLVQHLVTVAMGTGFKPDELFAEVCTTSAYENLSRSQFDWALAFVEKGGESLAAYPDYQRVAADEEGIYRVPRRDIARRHAMSVGTIVSDAAMHVAWMTGGRLGTIEEGFIARLKTGDCFSFAGRVLELVKVRDMTAYVRKANRKKATVPQWQGGKMPLSSELAHASLQMLELAHQAISSGKKTALPELQALESLLALQMRWSALPNTGNLLIEALHSKEGHHLFVYPFEGRTVHIGLASLLAWRASRHKPGTFSIAMNDYGFELLSAEPVNWHEWIAGSLAQAPLFSTENLFEDVLACLNASELAQRRFREIARIAGLVFQGFPGAGKSAKQLQASSGLFFEVFKKHDQNNLLLDQAQREALEQELDLKRMEAALCAIHRKTLVFKSIDRPTPFAFPLLIERLRETVSTEKLSDRVARMVAELEKAAQV, encoded by the coding sequence ATGTCTGAATTTCGAGGCATTCCGCCAGGCCCCAATGTGGGCACACAGCTCAAGGCCTTGCGCCGCAAAAAGAAAGCGGCCGACAGGGCAGTAAATTCGGCACCAGCCATTGTAGGTCAAGCCCCCGAAGTCGCTCTTCATGTGAATAGGCCGCCGTTGTCAGAACTCACCTTGGCCAATCTTCAGGAGTGGTTCGACGCACAAGGCTGGCAGCCTTTCGAGTATCAATTGCAGGTGTGGAAGGCATTTCAAAAAGGCCACAGCGGCTTGCTTCATGCCACCACTGGCGCCGGTAAAACCCTGGCGGTGTGGTTGGGTGCCTTGCTTAGGCTGGCACAACTTCCCACGCCAAGGGGCGCTGCAACCCGTGTCATGTGGATAACACCCATGCGCGCCTTGGCTGCTGACAGCACCAAGGCTTTGCAACAATCGCTGTCAGCCTTGGTGGGTGATTGCGATGTGGCCTTGCAAACCGGCGACACCGATTCAGCCGCGCGAGCAGCCATTTTGCGCAAACCCCCTTTCGCTTTGGTCACCACGCCTGAAAGCCTGACTCTGATGTTCACGCGCGCCAGCAGCCAGCCCAACTTGAGCAAACTGCAAGTGTTGGTGGTCGATGAATGGCATGAACTGATCGGCAACAAACGTGGTGTGCAACTGCAGTTGGCCATCGCACGCCTGGCCCGCATTAACCCGGGTCTGCAGGTGTGGGGTTTAAGCGCCACCTTGGGTAACTTGCCGGTGGCCATGGATGTGCTGCTACACCCTGTTAAAAACCACGCCAAGTGCACTTTGGTCCAGGGCAAGTTACCCAAACAATTGATGATCGACAGCTTGATTCCTGACACCTTTGAGCGTTTTCCATGGGGTGGGCATCTGGGCTTGAATCAGCTCGAGTTTGTGGCGCGAGAAATCGACCAGTCTGCATCCACCCTCGTGTTCACCAATACGCGTTCCCAAGCCGAAATTTGGTATCAGGCTTTGCTCGAAGCCCGGCCCGACTACGCCGGTTTACTGGCCTTGCACCATGGCTCACTCGATAAAACCGTGCGCGATTGGGTTGAGCAAGGATTAAAAAACGGCAGCCTGAAGGCCGTAGTGTGTACTTCATCGCTTGATCTGGGCGTCGATTTTTTACCCGTAGAACGCGTGATTCAAATTGGCTCGCCCAAGGGCGTCGCCCGTCTGCTTCAACGTGCAGGCCGTTCCGGGCACGCACCCGGCAGGCCCTCTCGAATTACCGTGGTGCCCACCCATGCGCTTGAATTGGTCGAGGCTGCTGCGGCCCGACATGCTGCCCAGCAAAAACAGATTGAATCGCGTTTCAGCCCACAGGCCCCACTGGACGTGTTGGTGCAGCACCTGGTGACTGTGGCCATGGGCACTGGATTTAAACCCGATGAATTGTTTGCCGAAGTGTGCACCACAAGTGCGTATGAAAATTTGAGCCGCTCCCAGTTCGATTGGGCCCTGGCTTTTGTAGAAAAGGGAGGCGAAAGCCTGGCGGCATATCCGGACTATCAAAGGGTAGCTGCCGATGAGGAAGGCATTTACCGCGTGCCGCGGCGTGACATTGCGCGCAGGCATGCCATGTCGGTGGGCACCATTGTTTCTGATGCCGCCATGCATGTGGCGTGGATGACTGGCGGGCGCCTTGGCACCATTGAGGAAGGGTTTATTGCACGCCTGAAAACGGGTGATTGTTTCAGTTTTGCAGGCCGCGTGCTTGAACTGGTGAAGGTGCGTGACATGACCGCGTATGTGCGCAAAGCCAACCGCAAAAAAGCGACAGTGCCGCAGTGGCAGGGCGGTAAAATGCCCTTGAGCAGTGAACTTGCTCACGCCTCCCTGCAAATGCTGGAGTTGGCACATCAGGCTATTTCTTCTGGAAAAAAGACCGCCTTGCCTGAGCTGCAGGCACTTGAGAGTTTGCTGGCTTTGCAAATGCGCTGGAGTGCTTTGCCCAATACGGGCAACTTGCTGATTGAAGCGCTGCACAGCAAAGAAGGTCACCACCTGTTTGTGTATCCATTTGAAGGACGCACGGTGCACATTGGTTTGGCCAGTCTTCTGGCCTGGCGTGCCTCGCGGCACAAACCGGGTACGTTCTCAATTGCCATGAACGATTATGGGTTTGAGCTGTTGAGCGCGGAACCCGTGAACTGGCATGAATGGATTGCGGGCAGCCTTGCGCAAGCCCCGTTGTTTTCAACGGAGAATCTTTTTGAGGATGTGTTGGCTTGTCTCAACGCTTCTGAACTCGCCCAGCGACGTTTCCGGGAAATCGCCAGAATTGCGGGGTTGGTTTTTCAAGGCTTCCCCGGGGCGGGAAAAAGTGCAAAGCAGTTACAAGCCTCCAGCGGTTTGTTTTTTGAGGTGTTCAAAAAACACGATCAAAATAATTTGTTGCTGGACCAGGCCCAGCGTGAGGCGCTTGAACAAGAGCTTGATTTGAAACGAATGGAGGCAGCGCTTTGTGCAATTCACCGCAAAACTTTGGTGTTCAAGTCGATTGATCGCCCAACACCTTTTGCGTTTCCCTTGCTGATTGAGCGATTGCGCGAAACCGTTAGCACGGAAAAGCTCAGCGATCGTGTGGCAAGAATGGTGGCCGAGCTGGAGAAAGCTGCTCAGGTTTAA
- the rocF gene encoding arginase: MISLIGAPCDAGANMAGAALGPCALRRAGVQQGLQKIGCKVIDRGDLKIPTSEPHVEVQGYRNFHEVLAWNRAVYAAVADALNVGDIPVLLGGDHSLAMGSISAVAANCQRQNKELRVLWLDAHADFNTANTSITGNMHGMPLTALCGQGPSELTELAGFAPALRASQIRLLGVRSVDPEERRAVRRAALPMLTMRHIQGRGIIQAMNIALSDIEPGTHLHVSFDVDCLDPLVLPGVSTPEDGGLQLDSLRYCMARIAQTGCVGSVDLVELNPAADPTGSSAQRAVELLTVLLNPHWERHVQRSFDWAEHAG, from the coding sequence ATGATTTCACTGATCGGTGCCCCGTGCGATGCCGGCGCAAATATGGCTGGTGCTGCACTGGGGCCTTGTGCACTAAGGCGTGCGGGTGTTCAGCAAGGTTTGCAAAAAATCGGTTGCAAAGTGATTGACCGCGGCGATCTAAAAATACCGACATCTGAACCGCATGTCGAGGTGCAGGGGTATCGGAATTTTCATGAAGTACTGGCGTGGAATCGGGCAGTGTATGCCGCGGTGGCCGACGCATTGAATGTTGGCGATATTCCCGTATTGCTGGGTGGCGATCATTCGCTGGCCATGGGTTCAATCAGTGCGGTGGCAGCGAATTGCCAACGTCAGAACAAAGAACTGCGCGTGTTGTGGCTGGATGCGCATGCAGACTTCAATACGGCCAATACTTCGATCACCGGCAATATGCATGGCATGCCATTGACCGCGCTGTGCGGTCAGGGACCTTCTGAGTTGACCGAGCTTGCCGGGTTCGCCCCAGCCTTGCGTGCTTCTCAAATTCGATTGTTGGGTGTGCGTTCTGTTGACCCTGAAGAGCGCCGCGCGGTGCGCCGTGCGGCTTTGCCCATGCTTACCATGCGGCACATACAAGGGCGTGGAATTATTCAGGCCATGAATATTGCACTGAGCGACATTGAGCCGGGTACGCATTTGCACGTGAGTTTCGATGTGGATTGCCTTGACCCCTTGGTGTTACCCGGCGTGAGTACCCCGGAAGACGGTGGTTTGCAGCTCGATTCGCTTCGATATTGCATGGCGCGCATTGCTCAAACCGGTTGTGTTGGGTCGGTCGATCTGGTTGAGTTAAACCCTGCCGCAGACCCCACTGGCAGCAGTGCTCAGCGTGCAGTGGAGTTGCTGACTGTTCTTCTGAATCCGCATTGGGAGCGGCATGTACAGCGTTCGTTTGACTGGGCTGAACATGCAGGCTGA
- a CDS encoding Lrp/AsnC family transcriptional regulator: MDTLDRQLLGLLRTNARLSIAALAHHLKVSRGTVTNRINKLESSGVIVGYSVKLRPDTTPNLIVAWMSILIEGNDSRTVLAKLLGEPGVTAIHSTNGRWDLLVELQAENLTGLSGILERIRLIKGISNTETSIHLSSYKS, encoded by the coding sequence ATGGATACTTTAGATCGCCAACTTTTGGGGCTGCTTCGTACCAATGCCAGGTTGAGCATCGCGGCGTTGGCCCACCATCTGAAAGTGTCCCGCGGCACAGTGACCAATCGAATCAACAAGCTGGAGAGCTCAGGCGTGATCGTGGGCTACAGTGTCAAATTGCGGCCTGACACAACACCCAATCTGATTGTCGCCTGGATGAGTATTTTGATTGAAGGCAACGACAGCCGCACCGTACTGGCGAAGCTGCTCGGGGAACCTGGGGTAACCGCCATTCACAGCACCAATGGACGCTGGGACTTGCTGGTCGAGTTGCAGGCAGAAAACCTGACCGGGCTGTCAGGAATTTTGGAACGAATTCGACTGATCAAGGGGATCAGCAACACCGAGACCAGCATTCATCTATCAAGCTACAAAAGCTGA
- a CDS encoding Fic family protein has product MPSSLKTHYTKPPAPDCKKAGLDEIPILDARLHLLTSGQDDAAMKRNFDYIFNQPVNPIVICLADQKLEQFKTRIPEVQPSHLEQLALLRRGGSETLKHRNAHHSMALANWDLASTIVYETAKRREPVTPEAIRNLFIRINTVLMQEIHNSAGGKVRQLNNVWVGPCDAKGSTDPHPSRLAVPGSMVNTELNTLCNEVAEELNLGNVNPILLAARTAMKGISIHPFSDGNGRTCRLIADFVLLRSELLPACFDDEGKNMMVFPRIAPDMNHNTTSAANLMMAALQRSYQQFD; this is encoded by the coding sequence GTGCCAAGCAGCCTGAAAACACACTACACCAAACCGCCCGCACCAGACTGCAAAAAGGCTGGGCTAGATGAAATTCCAATACTTGACGCACGCCTGCACCTGCTTACCTCAGGGCAAGATGATGCAGCCATGAAACGCAATTTTGATTACATTTTCAATCAGCCAGTGAACCCAATCGTGATTTGCCTGGCGGATCAAAAACTTGAACAGTTCAAGACTCGGATACCGGAAGTTCAACCCTCGCACCTGGAACAGCTTGCCCTGCTTCGCCGTGGTGGTTCAGAAACATTGAAACATCGCAATGCACACCACAGCATGGCCTTGGCGAATTGGGACCTGGCCAGCACCATCGTCTACGAAACCGCCAAGCGCAGGGAACCTGTAACGCCGGAGGCCATTCGCAATTTGTTCATTCGCATCAATACGGTGCTGATGCAAGAAATTCACAACAGTGCAGGTGGGAAAGTAAGGCAACTGAACAATGTGTGGGTTGGACCCTGTGACGCCAAAGGCAGCACCGACCCCCACCCAAGCCGCCTTGCGGTGCCCGGCTCAATGGTCAACACCGAATTGAACACCTTGTGCAATGAAGTGGCCGAAGAATTGAACCTGGGCAATGTCAACCCAATTTTGCTGGCGGCAAGAACCGCCATGAAAGGAATTTCAATTCATCCTTTTTCAGATGGCAACGGCAGAACCTGCCGCCTGATTGCTGATTTTGTGCTGCTGAGATCAGAACTGTTGCCCGCTTGCTTTGACGATGAAGGCAAAAACATGATGGTGTTCCCAAGGATTGCGCCTGACATGAACCACAACACAACCAGTGCAGCAAATTTGATGATGGCTGCACTGCAGAGAAGCTACCAACAATTTGATTAA
- a CDS encoding L-glutamate gamma-semialdehyde dehydrogenase — protein MYSVRLTGLNMQAELDRLRTEIDALTRVDETQRVRNLLEQCDWPDTGFDVIKQAALGHVKRLHEVQKHRAGIHQWMAEYRLSTQEGVALMCLAEALLRIPDTQTRDGLIRDKLSHANWAAHLGNSTSLFVNASTWGLFMAGHWIQIPDDNTLYSTLRRLIARSSEGLVRAAVEQVVKFMGQQFVAAQTIEEALCNSRAKSLQGFTHSFDMLGEAALCEADAQAYFNSYLHAINAIGQSNYKGVTDGHGISVKLSALHPRYTLWQEQRVQAELYPRLYTLALSARQHNIALNVDAEESERLELSLDLFTRLAFEPELKRWNGLGLAVQAYQTRATAVVRFVAALARASERIIQVRLVKGAYWDSEIKRCQIQGLAHFPVFTQKVHTDLSYLCCADLMLRNANFIYPQFATHNAHTYAAIQHMAEQLNVRQFEMQCLHGMGEGLYSRARIYAPVGTHQTLLPYLVRRLLENGANTSFVNQMVNPNVDVDELLEHPVLTLRRHGVQSNPACVPAPNLFGTNRLNSSGLDLYCKRTVQQLHQAVGSGTFKDLEPLAYSTHVQVQSALGVAFRSRSTGGDWFEKGPEHWAAVLLQAAELLESHHLQLINLLVHEARKTIPNAHMEVREAVDFCRYYAAQVSTLPALQPESTPRLAVCISPWNFPLAIFVGQVVGALASGHVVVAKPAEQTPHIACYAAKLLHKAGVPVEVLQLVYGDWKVGSWLCSHPAIDTVLFTGSNAAAKHIQASLLNRDCLQSPALLIAETGGQNAMVVDSSALLEQVVGDALESAFGSAGQRCSALRVLCAQEDIADSLIALLKAAMQELQVGDPEFISTDLGPLIDRDAWQAVNTHIENMNANGFPVFRAERVDPCVAGHFVAPALIELQHMNELQQEVFGPVLHVLRFKADHLPALLHELNATGYALTFGIHSRIQSTIDLVCNTTKAGNVYVNRNMVGAVVGSQPFGGHGKSGTGPKAGGPHYLPTLMRLPQLRNMQNQELPGPTGEQNLYRCRPRGRVWCTARDLTLLEQQIDAVLATGNVPVCELADADRNPHSIVNAEVLSEIDLGNINLVICHPENTEILKWVCDRLAQHQGTIIPFVLGDENGVYPDYRLVCEQVLSINTAAIGGNLTLLADHQPGLH, from the coding sequence ATGTACAGCGTTCGTTTGACTGGGCTGAACATGCAGGCTGAGCTGGACCGTTTGCGCACAGAAATAGATGCACTGACTCGGGTGGATGAAACACAGCGAGTGCGCAACCTGCTTGAACAATGCGATTGGCCTGACACCGGGTTTGATGTCATCAAACAGGCCGCACTCGGGCATGTAAAGCGTTTGCATGAGGTGCAAAAGCACCGTGCAGGCATCCACCAGTGGATGGCGGAATATCGCTTGTCCACTCAGGAGGGTGTTGCGCTGATGTGTCTTGCCGAGGCTCTGTTGCGAATTCCGGATACCCAAACACGCGATGGTTTGATTCGCGACAAATTAAGCCATGCGAATTGGGCAGCTCACTTGGGTAACAGTACCTCCCTGTTTGTGAATGCAAGCACCTGGGGTTTGTTCATGGCTGGTCATTGGATTCAAATTCCAGATGACAACACCCTGTACTCCACCCTGCGACGCTTGATCGCACGCAGCAGCGAAGGCCTGGTTCGTGCTGCGGTGGAACAGGTGGTGAAATTCATGGGGCAGCAGTTTGTTGCCGCCCAAACCATTGAGGAGGCCTTGTGCAACAGCCGTGCGAAATCATTGCAGGGCTTTACCCATTCCTTCGACATGCTGGGTGAAGCCGCTTTGTGTGAAGCGGACGCGCAGGCTTACTTCAATAGCTACTTGCATGCAATCAATGCGATTGGGCAAAGTAATTACAAAGGCGTAACCGACGGTCACGGTATTTCTGTAAAGTTGTCGGCATTGCACCCGCGATACACCTTGTGGCAAGAACAACGCGTACAAGCCGAACTGTACCCGCGGCTGTACACACTGGCACTTTCAGCCAGGCAGCACAACATTGCCTTGAATGTGGATGCAGAGGAAAGCGAGCGTCTGGAATTATCACTCGACCTGTTCACACGCTTGGCCTTCGAGCCTGAATTAAAGCGCTGGAATGGTCTTGGGTTGGCGGTTCAGGCCTATCAAACCCGAGCGACAGCTGTGGTTCGATTTGTCGCTGCACTGGCACGCGCCAGTGAACGGATTATCCAGGTTCGATTGGTCAAAGGTGCATATTGGGACAGTGAAATCAAGCGTTGCCAAATACAGGGTTTGGCACATTTCCCGGTGTTTACCCAGAAGGTTCACACCGATCTTTCATACCTGTGTTGCGCTGATTTGATGTTGCGCAATGCCAATTTCATTTACCCACAATTTGCCACCCACAACGCCCACACGTACGCCGCTATTCAGCACATGGCCGAGCAACTGAATGTGCGGCAGTTCGAGATGCAGTGTTTGCATGGCATGGGTGAGGGGCTTTACAGCCGTGCCAGAATTTATGCGCCTGTGGGCACTCACCAAACATTGCTTCCTTACCTGGTGCGCCGTTTGCTGGAAAATGGTGCCAACACCTCGTTCGTTAACCAGATGGTGAATCCAAATGTGGACGTGGATGAACTGCTGGAACACCCGGTTCTCACCTTGCGTAGGCATGGTGTTCAAAGCAACCCAGCCTGCGTACCTGCACCGAATTTGTTTGGTACCAATCGCCTGAACTCAAGCGGGCTTGATTTGTATTGCAAACGCACTGTGCAGCAACTGCATCAAGCCGTGGGTAGCGGAACCTTTAAGGATTTGGAACCCTTGGCTTACAGCACACATGTGCAGGTGCAATCAGCATTGGGTGTTGCTTTTCGATCGCGCAGCACGGGTGGCGACTGGTTTGAGAAAGGGCCAGAACACTGGGCGGCTGTCTTGTTGCAAGCAGCGGAGCTGCTTGAGAGTCATCACCTTCAATTGATTAACTTGCTGGTTCACGAAGCCAGAAAAACCATCCCAAATGCCCACATGGAAGTGCGCGAAGCCGTCGATTTTTGCCGCTACTATGCAGCTCAGGTTTCCACCTTACCTGCATTGCAACCCGAATCAACACCGCGCCTTGCGGTGTGCATCAGCCCCTGGAATTTTCCTTTGGCCATTTTTGTAGGGCAGGTGGTGGGTGCACTGGCCAGTGGGCATGTGGTGGTGGCCAAGCCTGCCGAGCAAACGCCGCACATTGCATGTTATGCAGCAAAGCTGTTGCACAAGGCAGGCGTGCCTGTTGAGGTTTTGCAGCTGGTCTATGGCGACTGGAAAGTGGGTTCCTGGCTATGCAGTCATCCAGCAATTGATACAGTCTTGTTCACGGGTTCCAATGCGGCGGCCAAGCACATTCAAGCCAGTTTGTTGAATCGTGACTGCTTGCAAAGCCCCGCCTTGCTGATTGCTGAAACAGGCGGACAAAATGCCATGGTGGTTGACTCATCGGCATTGCTTGAACAAGTGGTCGGGGATGCGCTTGAATCGGCTTTTGGAAGTGCGGGGCAGCGTTGTTCGGCACTGCGGGTGCTGTGTGCGCAAGAGGACATCGCCGACAGCCTCATCGCGCTGCTAAAAGCCGCAATGCAGGAACTTCAGGTGGGCGATCCTGAATTTATTTCCACTGATCTTGGACCCCTGATTGATCGAGATGCATGGCAAGCAGTGAATACCCACATTGAAAACATGAACGCAAATGGATTTCCTGTGTTCCGGGCGGAGCGCGTAGATCCCTGCGTCGCGGGTCACTTTGTAGCACCGGCCCTGATCGAGCTACAGCACATGAATGAACTGCAGCAAGAGGTGTTTGGCCCGGTACTGCATGTCTTGCGTTTCAAGGCCGACCACTTGCCTGCCTTGCTTCATGAATTGAATGCCACCGGATACGCCCTTACTTTTGGCATTCACAGCCGCATTCAATCCACCATCGATCTGGTTTGCAACACCACGAAAGCGGGCAACGTGTATGTGAACCGAAACATGGTAGGTGCTGTGGTGGGTAGCCAGCCATTTGGTGGGCATGGCAAATCGGGAACCGGCCCCAAAGCGGGTGGCCCGCATTATTTGCCTACCTTGATGCGCTTGCCTCAGCTTAGGAATATGCAGAACCAAGAATTGCCCGGCCCCACAGGTGAACAAAACCTTTACCGCTGCCGACCCCGTGGCCGGGTTTGGTGCACTGCACGCGACCTTACTTTGCTTGAACAACAAATTGACGCAGTGCTGGCCACCGGGAATGTGCCGGTTTGTGAACTCGCAGATGCTGACCGAAACCCGCATTCAATCGTGAATGCCGAGGTGTTGTCTGAAATCGATCTTGGCAATATCAACCTGGTAATTTGTCACCCGGAGAACACAGAAATCTTGAAATGGGTGTGTGATCGCCTGGCACAGCACCAGGGAACAATCATTCCTTTTGTGTTGGGCGATGAGAATGGCGTTTATCCAGATTACAGGCTGGTTTGTGAGCAGGTGCTGTCAATCAACACCGCAGCCATCGGCGGTAACTTGACGCTGCTGGCTGATCACCAACCGGGTTTGCATTAA
- a CDS encoding ornithine cyclodeaminase, whose translation MRTLFLSAQGAATLISRAGLARCIRGMVNEIDHDFKRWEQFDKSARLASHSAQGVIEIMPISDGQTYGFKYVNGHPNNHRHELPTVMAFGVLARVETGLPEFVSELTLVTALRTAATSALAAQHMTNPAVRSMALIGNGAQSEFQAVAFHELLGIDTFYLYDTDFSATEKLAIHLYELGLKTILCKSVPEAVREVDVITTATAAKTHASVLTKNMLRPGVHINAIGGDCPGKTELHPDILRDARVFVEYEPQTRIEGEIQQMPKDFPVTELWEVLTGFALGRTAPDQITVFDSVGFALEDFSVMRYMHRLALAQGELESLSLIPELPDPKNLYSWLKHGEVA comes from the coding sequence ATGCGCACCTTATTCCTGAGCGCTCAGGGCGCGGCAACACTGATTTCGCGGGCTGGTCTGGCACGCTGTATTCGGGGAATGGTTAACGAGATTGATCATGATTTCAAGCGCTGGGAACAGTTTGACAAGTCGGCGCGCCTGGCGAGTCATTCTGCACAGGGCGTGATTGAAATCATGCCAATCAGCGATGGACAAACCTATGGTTTCAAATACGTCAACGGGCATCCCAACAATCACCGGCATGAATTGCCCACGGTCATGGCCTTTGGCGTTCTCGCTCGTGTAGAAACCGGCCTGCCGGAGTTTGTCAGTGAATTGACGTTGGTTACCGCGTTGCGTACTGCGGCGACTTCTGCACTGGCAGCACAGCACATGACCAACCCAGCGGTGCGTAGCATGGCGCTGATCGGCAATGGTGCGCAAAGCGAGTTTCAGGCTGTTGCGTTTCACGAGCTGCTGGGCATTGACACGTTTTATTTGTACGACACCGATTTTTCGGCCACTGAAAAACTGGCCATTCATTTGTATGAACTCGGCTTGAAGACTATATTGTGCAAAAGTGTCCCGGAAGCTGTACGTGAGGTTGACGTGATCACCACTGCCACAGCCGCAAAAACCCATGCCAGCGTGTTGACCAAAAACATGCTGAGGCCAGGTGTTCACATCAATGCCATAGGCGGCGACTGCCCCGGCAAAACCGAGCTTCACCCCGATATTCTTCGCGACGCCCGCGTATTTGTTGAATATGAACCGCAAACGCGGATTGAGGGTGAGATCCAGCAAATGCCCAAGGATTTTCCAGTGACGGAGTTGTGGGAAGTGCTGACCGGTTTTGCGCTTGGGCGCACAGCGCCCGATCAAATCACTGTGTTTGACTCGGTGGGCTTTGCACTCGAGGATTTTTCCGTGATGCGCTACATGCACCGGTTGGCGCTTGCACAGGGCGAGCTTGAATCACTGTCCTTGATCCCTGAACTGCCGGATCCCAAGAATTTGTACAGTTGGTTGAAACACGGGGAGGTCGCATGA
- a CDS encoding DoxX family protein produces the protein MTTANTTHAGTNVLDNAFNSSASTIALIGRVLLAAMFVLAGFDKIGGFEGTAGYIGSVGLPFPEVLTVLTIAVEIGAGLALIVGFQVRIAALLLAGFTLAASVLFHNYWAMPAEQAYVQQLMFMKNVSVAGGLLMIVALGGGTLGLSKGK, from the coding sequence ATGACTACAGCAAACACAACACACGCAGGCACGAATGTGCTGGACAATGCCTTTAACTCATCCGCCTCAACCATTGCCCTGATTGGCCGGGTTCTACTGGCTGCCATGTTTGTTCTGGCGGGCTTCGACAAAATCGGTGGGTTCGAGGGCACCGCCGGGTACATCGGTTCTGTGGGTCTGCCTTTTCCAGAAGTACTTACTGTGCTGACCATTGCGGTTGAAATTGGCGCGGGGCTGGCCTTGATCGTCGGCTTCCAGGTACGAATTGCAGCGCTGCTGCTGGCCGGCTTCACCCTAGCTGCCTCAGTGCTGTTTCACAACTACTGGGCCATGCCTGCTGAACAAGCCTATGTTCAGCAACTGATGTTCATGAAAAACGTCAGTGTGGCTGGTGGCCTGCTAATGATTGTGGCTTTGGGTGGCGGCACACTTGGCTTGAGCAAAGGCAAGTAA
- the pdeM gene encoding ligase-associated DNA damage response endonuclease PdeM gives METPFGALQLSRHKTAFSPAHKALFVADVHLGKAATFRSLGVPVPAGTTQENLDKLSECIAEFNPLSVYFLGDLLHAKMAHNPDLLGKLLAWRAQHTNLAMTLIRGNHDSKAGGPPASLNISVVEEPFMLGGFALCHHPQTVQNALVLAGHEHPVVVLNGKGRSRARVPCFYLKTDQLILPSFGAFTGGYAVNPQAGEAVFPVV, from the coding sequence ATGGAAACACCTTTTGGCGCACTTCAACTGTCGCGCCACAAAACGGCGTTTTCACCCGCACACAAGGCGCTTTTTGTCGCCGACGTTCATTTGGGAAAAGCCGCTACTTTTCGCAGCCTGGGTGTGCCAGTGCCAGCCGGGACCACGCAAGAGAATCTCGATAAGCTCTCAGAATGCATTGCAGAATTCAATCCACTTTCGGTGTATTTTCTGGGCGATTTGTTGCACGCAAAAATGGCGCACAACCCCGACTTGCTTGGCAAACTGCTGGCTTGGCGTGCCCAGCACACAAACCTGGCCATGACGTTGATTCGCGGCAATCACGACAGCAAGGCAGGTGGTCCGCCCGCAAGTTTGAACATTTCGGTGGTGGAGGAGCCTTTCATGCTGGGTGGGTTTGCTTTGTGCCATCACCCGCAAACCGTACAAAATGCTTTGGTGCTTGCCGGGCATGAGCACCCAGTCGTGGTGCTGAACGGAAAAGGCAGAAGCCGAGCCCGAGTGCCATGCTTCTACCTGAAAACCGATCAGCTCATACTGCCTTCATTTGGTGCTTTCACGGGCGGTTATGCAGTGAATCCCCAGGCTGGCGAAGCAGTATTTCCAGTGGTGTGA